One part of the Mariniblastus fucicola genome encodes these proteins:
- a CDS encoding Lon protease family protein — protein sequence MKLKTLVPVEDLRWSCCSGDVGFETTAELVGSRDVEGQQTAREAIEFGITCLAPGQNIYVRGARGTGRIRMVRHLLSELAPTSESKRDFCYVHNFSRPEHPRLIELPPGDGPKFRKQMIELAEFAESDLVKSLEGEPWSSQRHEIQESVQQEIKAKMKPLEDALQGDGLALVQGQGPGQAGIFPVIEGQPVPTDRLGALVAQGQLTSEAVEKIETAINGYQKQLKDIGREINEHIREASLQIKSINETAANELIEPWVTRISNTWDLKSVREFLADVVKDIIEFRIDSEEDPPLKILYGVNVVLTQADAKSRPVVEESMPNLMNLLGTVEPDFGPNGVAVSDYRGVHAGAILRADEGYLILDVYDLLSEPGAWRALMRTLRTGMLEIVPPEASWMRQTVVTQPEPIQIRVRVILIGDARTWYQLDHVDPDFRELFKVLADFDSEILRDSLGIAAYGQVIANLCEEESLPHFHKSAVAELAEHGARIVARPDRLTAKFGRIADIAREAAFLADGELVQQSDIVEAVRRTKRRASLPSRKFQEMVNNRTIMVETSGAIVGQINGLAVMHSGPLTYGFPARITATIGPGTAGLINIEGRAQMSGTIHTKGFHILGGLLRHLIRTKHPLAFSASLAFEQSYGGIDGDSASGAEMVCLLSALTDIPVKQSMAMTGAIDQHGNIEAIGGVNEKIEGFFDACNFSTLTGDQGVVIPKSNAGDLMLRDDVVEACSKGAFHVYAVETIHEALALMTGHEIGALDEEGNYPDDSMLGMAVEKAHQFWRRTLSSPAQFTQTEKAEPDPEDMPPTPPPISIRD from the coding sequence GTGAAACTGAAGACCCTGGTACCTGTTGAAGATCTTCGTTGGTCCTGCTGTTCAGGCGACGTAGGATTCGAAACCACAGCTGAACTGGTTGGCTCGCGCGATGTCGAAGGACAGCAAACCGCTCGCGAAGCCATCGAGTTCGGGATCACCTGTCTGGCTCCCGGCCAGAACATCTATGTGCGAGGCGCGCGAGGCACGGGTCGCATCCGCATGGTTCGGCACCTGCTGTCTGAACTGGCGCCGACTTCAGAATCCAAACGCGATTTCTGCTATGTGCACAACTTCTCACGGCCCGAGCACCCTCGGTTAATTGAGCTTCCGCCTGGCGACGGCCCAAAGTTTCGCAAGCAGATGATTGAGCTGGCCGAGTTCGCAGAATCGGATCTGGTCAAATCGCTCGAAGGCGAACCGTGGTCCTCGCAACGACACGAGATCCAGGAGTCCGTTCAACAAGAGATCAAAGCGAAAATGAAACCGCTGGAGGACGCGCTTCAGGGCGACGGGCTCGCTTTGGTTCAGGGGCAGGGGCCCGGACAGGCCGGAATCTTTCCTGTCATTGAGGGTCAGCCCGTGCCGACCGATCGGCTTGGTGCGCTCGTCGCGCAGGGCCAACTTACGAGCGAAGCTGTCGAAAAGATCGAGACGGCAATTAACGGCTATCAAAAACAACTCAAGGACATTGGTCGAGAAATCAATGAGCACATCCGCGAGGCCTCACTACAGATCAAATCCATCAACGAAACTGCGGCGAACGAACTGATCGAACCCTGGGTCACGCGGATTTCGAACACTTGGGACCTGAAGAGCGTCCGTGAGTTTCTTGCCGATGTCGTCAAAGACATCATTGAGTTTCGAATTGATTCCGAAGAAGACCCGCCGCTTAAAATTCTCTACGGCGTCAATGTCGTGCTGACTCAGGCGGACGCTAAATCCCGACCGGTAGTTGAGGAGTCGATGCCGAATCTGATGAACCTGCTGGGAACCGTCGAACCGGACTTTGGTCCCAACGGCGTTGCAGTTTCAGATTATCGCGGCGTGCATGCCGGTGCGATTCTTCGAGCGGATGAAGGCTATCTGATTCTGGATGTCTACGATCTGTTGTCGGAACCCGGCGCTTGGCGAGCGTTGATGCGTACGCTGAGAACTGGCATGCTGGAAATCGTGCCACCAGAAGCAAGCTGGATGCGACAGACAGTCGTCACCCAACCGGAACCAATTCAAATCCGCGTGCGTGTCATTTTGATTGGCGACGCGCGGACGTGGTATCAGTTGGACCATGTCGACCCTGACTTTCGCGAGCTGTTTAAAGTCCTCGCGGATTTCGATAGCGAGATCCTGCGAGACAGCCTCGGCATCGCCGCTTACGGGCAGGTGATTGCCAATCTTTGCGAAGAAGAGTCGCTGCCTCACTTTCACAAATCCGCCGTTGCGGAACTGGCTGAGCACGGTGCCCGGATCGTTGCCAGGCCTGATCGACTGACCGCAAAGTTTGGACGCATCGCTGACATTGCTCGCGAAGCCGCGTTCCTGGCAGACGGCGAACTGGTACAGCAATCCGACATTGTCGAAGCCGTGCGGCGGACCAAGCGACGGGCCAGTCTTCCGTCGCGAAAGTTTCAGGAGATGGTTAACAACCGCACGATCATGGTGGAAACTTCCGGCGCGATTGTCGGACAGATCAACGGCTTGGCTGTCATGCATTCGGGGCCGCTAACTTATGGATTCCCGGCTCGCATCACCGCGACGATTGGACCGGGAACGGCAGGGCTGATCAACATCGAAGGTCGCGCACAGATGTCCGGCACCATTCACACCAAGGGCTTTCACATCCTTGGCGGGTTGCTGCGTCATCTGATTCGCACGAAACATCCGCTGGCGTTCAGCGCTTCGTTGGCGTTCGAGCAATCCTACGGCGGAATCGATGGCGATTCGGCATCCGGTGCTGAAATGGTTTGCCTGCTAAGTGCGTTGACTGATATTCCCGTCAAGCAATCGATGGCGATGACAGGAGCGATCGACCAACACGGGAACATCGAAGCCATCGGCGGCGTGAACGAAAAGATCGAAGGATTCTTCGACGCGTGCAACTTTTCAACTTTGACAGGTGACCAGGGCGTCGTAATCCCCAAGTCCAACGCTGGCGATTTGATGCTTCGCGATGATGTGGTCGAAGCCTGCAGCAAAGGTGCCTTTCATGTTTACGCGGTCGAAACGATTCACGAGGCTCTCGCGTTGATGACGGGCCACGAAATTGGAGCGCTGGACGAGGAAGGAAACTATCCAGACGACTCGATGCTTGGGATGGCCGTTGAGAAAGCCCACCAGTTTTGGCGTCGCACGCTGTCCAGCCCGGCCCAGTTCACACAAACTGAAAAGGCCGAACCTGATCCCGAGGACATGCCTCCCACGCCTCCGCCCATCAGCATCCGCGACTGA
- a CDS encoding thiol-disulfide oxidoreductase DCC family protein, with protein MSVDTKPQTKPTDESPSNDAAMARDPNLKSPADLPDADVVIYDGKCVFCKKSVKLLNWWVAKDQLAYVSLHDDWVAQHVPDLTYDQMMKQIYLIDREDGSKHGGVEAIRYLSTRSWKLWLAAPFLYFPGSMPLWQWIYQQIAKRRYLIAGKDDDCDEDGTCKIHFDK; from the coding sequence ATGTCGGTAGACACAAAACCTCAAACCAAACCGACCGACGAAAGCCCGTCCAACGATGCGGCCATGGCCAGAGATCCGAACCTCAAGTCGCCCGCGGATTTGCCTGACGCCGATGTGGTGATCTATGACGGCAAATGCGTTTTTTGCAAGAAGTCCGTCAAACTGTTGAACTGGTGGGTCGCGAAAGACCAGTTGGCTTACGTTTCGTTGCACGATGATTGGGTCGCCCAGCACGTTCCAGATTTGACTTACGATCAAATGATGAAGCAGATCTATTTGATCGATCGCGAAGACGGCTCGAAACATGGCGGCGTCGAAGCGATTCGCTATTTGAGCACGCGTTCGTGGAAGCTCTGGTTGGCGGCTCCGTTTCTGTACTTCCCTGGCAGCATGCCGCTGTGGCAATGGATCTACCAGCAGATCGCAAAACGCCGCTACCTGATCGCCGGCAAAGATGATGATTGCGACGAAGACGGCACCTGCAAAATTCACTTTGATAAGTGA
- a CDS encoding thioredoxin family protein, with translation MNNTTAVLSHPESKPAKGILFRMWQAFWLATLVLSLAYAWYCFYVPGNGIAWADEFPSGQQQSVQSGKPMVLFFTGEWCVPCRIMKRTVWADDEVESIVNASFTPVLIDMGKPGDSAEAIERYRAHITPTTIITDAEGNVIEEVRGAMSKSEFLALLKKPDVSRLVQ, from the coding sequence ATGAACAATACCACAGCAGTACTTTCGCATCCTGAATCCAAGCCAGCGAAAGGAATACTCTTTCGGATGTGGCAAGCGTTCTGGTTGGCCACGCTGGTATTGTCGCTCGCCTACGCATGGTATTGCTTCTACGTGCCTGGCAACGGCATCGCTTGGGCGGACGAATTTCCGTCGGGCCAACAGCAGTCCGTGCAGTCCGGGAAACCAATGGTTCTGTTCTTCACCGGCGAGTGGTGTGTTCCCTGTCGGATCATGAAGCGAACCGTCTGGGCCGACGACGAGGTTGAGTCTATCGTCAACGCGAGTTTCACGCCGGTCCTGATCGACATGGGGAAACCCGGCGATTCGGCAGAAGCCATCGAACGTTATCGAGCCCACATCACTCCAACGACAATCATCACTGACGCTGAAGGCAACGTGATCGAAGAGGTCCGCGGTGCGATGAGCAAATCCGAATTTCTTGCGTTGCTCAAGAAGCCAGATGTCTCCCGGCTGGTGCAGTAG
- the nhaR gene encoding transcriptional activator NhaR, with the protein MEWLNYHHLFYFWTVAREGTVTAAAKELHVARTTITAQVRELEKSAGAKLFRKSGRYLELTEFGQHVFHYAEEIFLIGRELTDFMKTGQPGMTKKFVVGMPDVVPKLVAFELLKPAIHHPEGFQIVCYEGKLPELMADLALHRLDLIISDSVAPPTVDVKAYSHRLGECGLSFLAVPELARKHRQKFPKSLTGAPLCLPTEHTAVRRALNHWMDDNDIHPRIVAEFEDSALLKVFGQSGLGIVPIPTAIEKEVKEQYDMQLVGRLEDVVDRFFAISVEKRVHHPAVQAIVEQARSEIFEVK; encoded by the coding sequence ATGGAATGGCTCAACTATCACCACCTTTTCTACTTCTGGACCGTCGCCAGAGAGGGAACTGTAACAGCGGCTGCAAAAGAACTTCATGTGGCCCGGACTACGATCACCGCTCAGGTTCGCGAGTTGGAAAAGTCAGCCGGAGCGAAACTGTTTCGCAAATCAGGGCGATATCTGGAGCTGACGGAGTTCGGCCAGCACGTTTTTCACTACGCGGAAGAGATCTTTCTGATCGGTCGAGAGCTGACCGATTTTATGAAAACAGGCCAACCGGGGATGACGAAAAAGTTCGTTGTTGGCATGCCCGACGTCGTGCCCAAACTGGTGGCATTTGAATTGCTCAAACCAGCAATTCATCATCCTGAGGGTTTTCAGATCGTGTGCTACGAGGGCAAACTGCCTGAACTGATGGCGGACCTCGCGTTGCATCGTTTGGACCTGATCATCTCGGACTCAGTGGCTCCTCCAACGGTTGATGTGAAAGCTTACAGTCACCGACTGGGGGAATGTGGGCTTTCTTTTCTGGCAGTCCCCGAACTGGCCAGGAAGCATCGCCAAAAATTTCCCAAGTCGTTGACAGGAGCACCGCTATGTTTGCCGACAGAACATACCGCGGTACGACGTGCGCTCAATCACTGGATGGATGACAACGATATTCATCCAAGAATCGTTGCGGAGTTTGAAGACAGTGCTTTGCTCAAAGTTTTCGGTCAGTCCGGATTGGGCATCGTGCCGATTCCAACCGCCATCGAAAAAGAAGTTAAAGAGCAATACGACATGCAGCTTGTCGGACGGCTCGAAGACGTGGTCGATCGGTTCTTCGCAATCTCGGTTGAGAAACGAGTGCACCATCCCGCCGTTCAGGCGATCGTAGAACAGGCGCGAAGCGAAATCTTCGAAGTCAAATAG
- a CDS encoding SulP family inorganic anion transporter, with protein sequence MLNSAESGPKVEETEQTGAFRYFTNDLLASVVVFLVALPLCIGIAVAVGVNPARALITGIIGGLIVGSIAGSPLQVSGPAAGLFVIVADIIFTNRDKHLQLVGDVAGAEQSAMAYAMAALGCAVVLAGIMQLVAGKMKLGRWFRAVSPAVIKGMLSGIGALILISQFHVMLDHSAMWGDKPARGGLQYLATIPAAITKCFTEGAENHHLAAMIGIVTIGTIIAWSKFAPKKISFIPGALVGIVVATLFAIIANFEVIQLSVPDNMFSEVSFPNVSWFGLIIEPSIWVSAFVIALVASAATLLTAAAVDDMSRDIGVKTDYDQELISQGVGNTLCGLVGALPMTGVIVRSSANVHAGARTRKSTIIHGAWLLLFVCFLPQLLTYIPKSALGALLVYTGFKLLNPAQLKGLWKVGKSEAAIYLTTLAIIVSVDLLIGVMVGVALSAGKLLHRFSHLDVELVADEAKHRYELKLRGAATFLRLPILAEYLDQLPGDAELHVCLEKVDYIDHACFELLMNWAESHVEDGGSLVMDWDRLHGAFQSEASESAEDSTASSAAVLSDKVHPAGVAV encoded by the coding sequence ATGTTGAACTCAGCTGAATCTGGCCCAAAGGTTGAAGAAACCGAACAAACGGGAGCGTTTCGCTACTTCACCAACGACCTGCTCGCATCGGTTGTTGTCTTTCTGGTCGCCCTCCCGCTATGCATCGGGATCGCCGTAGCAGTCGGCGTCAACCCGGCCCGGGCACTGATTACGGGCATCATCGGTGGTCTGATCGTCGGTTCCATCGCAGGTTCTCCGTTGCAAGTCAGCGGTCCAGCAGCGGGACTGTTTGTGATCGTGGCGGATATTATCTTCACCAACCGCGACAAGCATCTTCAACTGGTTGGTGACGTTGCCGGAGCCGAACAGTCGGCGATGGCCTATGCAATGGCCGCGTTGGGCTGCGCCGTTGTGCTTGCGGGCATCATGCAGCTTGTGGCTGGAAAGATGAAGCTGGGGCGATGGTTTCGAGCTGTGTCACCTGCTGTCATCAAAGGCATGCTTTCGGGGATCGGAGCCCTTATTCTGATCAGCCAGTTTCACGTGATGCTGGATCATTCCGCGATGTGGGGCGACAAACCTGCACGAGGTGGGTTGCAGTATCTCGCGACGATTCCTGCCGCAATTACAAAGTGCTTCACCGAAGGTGCAGAGAATCACCACCTGGCCGCAATGATCGGGATTGTCACGATCGGAACTATTATCGCGTGGAGTAAGTTCGCCCCCAAGAAAATCAGCTTCATTCCTGGAGCTCTCGTCGGAATTGTCGTCGCTACGCTGTTCGCCATCATTGCAAATTTTGAGGTCATCCAGCTATCGGTCCCTGACAATATGTTCAGCGAAGTTTCGTTTCCGAACGTCTCGTGGTTTGGCCTGATCATCGAACCATCCATTTGGGTTTCTGCGTTTGTGATCGCGCTCGTCGCCAGCGCGGCGACGTTGTTGACGGCCGCTGCGGTCGACGACATGTCACGCGATATTGGTGTGAAAACCGACTATGATCAGGAATTGATATCGCAAGGAGTCGGCAATACGCTTTGCGGGCTGGTCGGCGCACTGCCCATGACCGGAGTCATCGTGCGGAGTTCCGCCAACGTCCACGCAGGAGCACGGACTCGGAAATCTACGATTATCCATGGAGCCTGGTTGCTGCTGTTCGTCTGCTTCCTTCCGCAACTGCTAACTTATATTCCGAAATCAGCATTGGGTGCGCTTCTGGTTTACACCGGATTCAAGCTTCTCAATCCGGCTCAATTGAAGGGGCTCTGGAAAGTCGGCAAATCCGAAGCAGCGATCTATCTGACAACTCTTGCTATTATTGTGTCGGTCGACCTTTTGATCGGCGTGATGGTGGGGGTTGCCCTTTCGGCAGGCAAGCTTTTGCATCGATTCAGCCACCTCGATGTCGAGTTGGTCGCTGACGAGGCAAAGCATCGCTATGAGCTAAAACTTCGGGGAGCAGCTACATTTCTTCGCTTGCCGATCCTCGCGGAGTATCTTGACCAATTGCCTGGAGATGCGGAGCTCCATGTGTGTCTCGAGAAAGTTGACTACATTGATCACGCCTGCTTCGAGTTGCTGATGAATTGGGCTGAATCGCATGTCGAAGATGGCGGTTCTCTGGTGATGGATTGGGATCGCTTGCACGGAGCGTTTCAGTCAGAGGCCAGTGAGTCCGCAGAAGATTCGACAGCCTCTTCTGCTGCTGTGCTTTCCGATAAAGTGCATCCTGCGGGAGTGGCAGTGTGA
- a CDS encoding universal stress protein, with protein sequence MNMRYEPRELLFVWDGTKKSIAIADRYVGTLKDVSVACLRVMPHESIYAYSTPGHSDLPPSRLETKIRTVFDNAVKCSSSLAGARLEIDFGDRVSTIVRYAEFCKAKVILMPRFEQSRFSIWIHGDLNKRIEEQSNCSVVFYDSESGDQIISDRFRPGELENFNPNSN encoded by the coding sequence ATGAATATGCGTTATGAACCCAGAGAGCTATTGTTTGTCTGGGATGGGACGAAGAAGTCCATCGCGATTGCGGACCGTTACGTCGGAACGTTGAAGGACGTTTCGGTTGCCTGTCTGCGAGTCATGCCTCACGAGTCGATTTACGCATACTCGACTCCCGGCCATTCGGACTTACCGCCTTCGCGGTTGGAAACCAAAATTCGGACCGTTTTCGACAATGCCGTGAAATGCTCCAGCTCGTTGGCTGGAGCCCGGTTGGAAATTGATTTCGGAGACAGAGTCAGCACGATCGTTCGCTATGCAGAATTCTGCAAGGCGAAAGTCATTCTGATGCCTCGCTTCGAGCAGTCGAGGTTTTCGATCTGGATTCACGGCGACCTGAACAAACGAATTGAAGAGCAATCCAACTGTTCAGTCGTCTTTTACGACTCCGAGTCTGGCGACCAGATCATTTCTGATCGGTTCCGACCCGGTGAGTTGGAAAACTTTAATCCGAACTCGAACTAG
- a CDS encoding aldehyde dehydrogenase family protein — translation MPIATNSSVPESLRSFLATPRKLLIGGQWVEAKSGKTFDVFDPATDEVIAQAAAGDAADVDLAVAAARKAFDAGPWSRMTASQRGQIIWKIGDLIEQNADELAAMETLDNGKPLGVAKAADVALAADMFRYMAGWATKIEGNTIPLNVPYVPGGQFHAYTLKEPIGVVGQIIPWNFPLLMAAWKLGPALATGCTIVLKPAEQTPISAIRLGELCQEAGIPDGVVNIITGFGETAGAAIAAHDDIDKVAFTGSTEVGKIILKAAAGNLKKVTLELGGKSPNVVYDDADLDTAIAGAADAIFFNQGQVCSAGSRLFVQSGIYDEVVAGVSEIANNMKVGSGFDAATQMGPLVSREQFDRVAGYLKAGLDAGAEASAGGAAIDRPGYFVQPTVLKNATTEMSIVQEEIFGPVVAAMPFDNEAEIASQANDTSFGLAAGIWTRDISKAHKLAKQVKAGTVWVNCYSIFDAALPFGGYKQSGWGREMGHAALENYLQTKSVCVSL, via the coding sequence ATGCCCATTGCCACAAACTCTTCGGTTCCTGAAAGTCTTCGCTCGTTTCTCGCTACGCCAAGGAAGCTGTTGATCGGCGGACAATGGGTGGAAGCCAAATCAGGTAAAACTTTTGACGTCTTCGATCCGGCGACCGACGAGGTCATCGCCCAGGCTGCCGCGGGAGATGCCGCCGACGTGGACCTTGCCGTTGCAGCGGCGCGAAAGGCATTTGACGCCGGCCCGTGGTCGAGGATGACGGCGTCACAACGAGGCCAAATCATCTGGAAGATCGGAGATCTGATCGAGCAGAACGCGGATGAACTTGCGGCGATGGAAACGCTCGACAATGGCAAACCGCTGGGCGTTGCCAAAGCTGCCGACGTGGCGTTGGCGGCTGACATGTTTCGCTACATGGCGGGCTGGGCGACGAAAATCGAAGGCAACACGATTCCGTTAAACGTGCCTTACGTTCCGGGCGGCCAGTTCCATGCTTATACGCTCAAGGAACCCATTGGTGTCGTTGGACAGATCATCCCCTGGAATTTTCCGCTGTTGATGGCGGCGTGGAAATTGGGACCGGCGCTGGCGACCGGTTGCACGATCGTACTAAAGCCAGCCGAACAAACTCCAATCAGTGCGATTCGTTTGGGCGAGCTTTGTCAGGAAGCCGGCATCCCCGATGGCGTCGTGAACATCATCACTGGTTTCGGGGAAACAGCCGGTGCTGCAATCGCGGCTCACGACGACATCGACAAAGTCGCTTTCACCGGCTCAACAGAAGTCGGCAAGATTATCCTCAAAGCCGCTGCTGGAAATTTGAAGAAGGTCACCCTGGAACTTGGCGGCAAAAGCCCGAACGTGGTCTACGACGACGCGGATCTGGATACTGCCATTGCCGGTGCAGCGGACGCGATCTTTTTCAACCAGGGGCAAGTCTGCAGTGCTGGTTCGCGACTGTTTGTGCAGTCTGGGATCTACGATGAAGTCGTGGCTGGCGTCAGCGAGATCGCCAACAACATGAAAGTCGGCAGTGGTTTCGACGCCGCAACGCAAATGGGTCCGCTGGTTTCGCGCGAGCAGTTCGATCGCGTTGCTGGCTACCTGAAAGCCGGACTCGACGCGGGCGCAGAAGCATCGGCCGGCGGCGCGGCGATCGATCGGCCCGGCTATTTCGTTCAACCAACGGTTTTGAAGAACGCGACCACAGAAATGTCGATTGTCCAGGAAGAGATCTTTGGCCCAGTGGTCGCCGCGATGCCATTCGACAACGAAGCCGAAATCGCGAGCCAGGCCAACGACACGAGTTTCGGTTTGGCGGCCGGCATTTGGACTCGTGACATTTCCAAGGCTCACAAACTAGCCAAACAGGTGAAAGCCGGAACCGTGTGGGTCAACTGCTACAGCATCTTTGACGCCGCTTTGCCCTTCGGCGGTTACAAGCAATCCGGTTGGGGTCGTGAAATGGGCCACGCGGCTCTGGAGAATTATCTGCAAACGAAATCGGTGTGCGTTAGTCTGTAG
- a CDS encoding fasciclin domain-containing protein: MFKNSRTRSRRNRRHRRQDVQTTSYGSLEDRRLLAGNVTVANTDNLYIRGDSLDNQIEIIGNDDGSISVIGKNGTTVNGQATPLTIAGGEIDTQINGVRASYDFGLRANVGQGDDSLLIEGVEFKGSSIVYGGPGDDSVGAYQTNFRDRLLLQTFTGNDSVSLDTADVGKDLYILTLDGSDTIGIDTAQLEGDVFVVGGNGRDAIAVKDSTVLNELLVLSQNGNDYVSLENVLVGERTGVFGGDGNDDISLDYSNVAFVRNTIVGGQSNFDRFAINVPDVQRDGIELRTFELGGLEDDVARRKMVFDDLIVSGARLGTVTELAILTPDLSTLTGAVVATDLAGALNDTPNLTVFAPLNSAFDKLPDGTLESLTGEQLSNILLFHVLGESVFASELITRTEVETLLGPSFTVELNDDGVLLNDNVTLAATDIRAKNGVVHLVNEVLLPAS; the protein is encoded by the coding sequence ATGTTCAAGAATTCTCGAACCCGTTCGCGACGAAACAGGCGTCACCGCCGCCAAGACGTTCAAACGACCAGCTACGGATCACTCGAAGACAGGCGATTGCTGGCCGGGAACGTGACCGTCGCCAACACCGACAACCTCTATATTCGCGGCGACAGCCTGGACAACCAGATCGAAATCATCGGCAATGATGATGGCTCAATTTCAGTAATTGGAAAAAATGGGACCACGGTCAATGGACAGGCGACTCCGCTGACGATCGCGGGTGGCGAGATCGACACGCAGATCAATGGCGTACGAGCTTCCTATGACTTTGGGCTTCGCGCCAACGTTGGGCAGGGCGATGACTCATTGCTGATCGAAGGCGTCGAATTTAAGGGCAGCTCAATCGTTTACGGCGGGCCTGGCGATGATTCGGTCGGAGCGTATCAGACCAACTTCCGGGACCGTCTGTTGCTACAAACCTTCACCGGCAACGATTCGGTCTCCCTTGATACGGCCGACGTGGGAAAAGATCTCTACATCCTGACTCTCGATGGCTCGGACACGATCGGAATCGACACGGCTCAACTTGAAGGCGATGTGTTCGTCGTGGGAGGCAATGGCAGGGACGCGATTGCGGTTAAGGATAGCACCGTGCTGAACGAACTGTTAGTCCTGTCGCAAAATGGCAACGACTATGTTTCGTTGGAAAACGTTCTCGTGGGAGAGCGAACTGGCGTCTTCGGGGGCGACGGCAATGACGACATTAGCCTCGACTATTCCAACGTTGCCTTTGTTCGCAACACCATCGTTGGAGGCCAGAGCAACTTCGATCGATTTGCCATCAACGTACCGGACGTTCAGCGTGACGGAATCGAACTGAGAACATTTGAGCTGGGCGGTCTGGAAGACGATGTAGCCAGACGAAAGATGGTGTTTGACGATTTGATCGTCAGCGGGGCACGGTTGGGCACGGTCACTGAACTGGCGATTCTGACACCCGATCTTTCTACATTGACCGGCGCGGTGGTGGCGACCGATTTGGCCGGAGCGCTCAACGACACGCCGAACCTGACTGTGTTCGCTCCGCTGAATTCGGCCTTTGACAAGCTGCCTGACGGAACTCTGGAGAGCCTGACAGGAGAACAGCTTTCCAACATTCTGCTGTTTCACGTTTTGGGAGAATCCGTCTTTGCTTCAGAGCTGATTACACGCACCGAAGTCGAAACGTTGCTCGGCCCATCGTTTACTGTCGAACTCAATGACGATGGCGTGTTGTTGAATGACAACGTAACGCTGGCAGCGACTGACATCCGCGCCAAGAACGGAGTCGTTCATTTGGTGAATGAAGTCCTGCTTCCAGCAAGTTAA
- a CDS encoding M16 family metallopeptidase, whose product MQSEQILNHQYDNGLTLVAQPMPWLASAAFSILLPAGGRYDQAGKHGLANFTCEMVQRGCGELDSRQFIEQLQLLGVDYTSSASNYHTRFGGAMKATELHDTLSVYRDVLRKPHLPESQLEDGRQVCFQEIWATEDDLSRRAIRKLRERFFGDPDGRHADGTIESITGIGQQDIEDFWKRYYQPAGTIIAVAGGIDFEALKAHVGQLFDDWQPNPVEPIESSGEVHGPFHIPFESEQTQIALAWPGVAYSHPDFYKHRAAIGVLSDGMSSRLFHEVREKRGLCYSVFASAVSVGDRGAVIAHSGTSAARAQETLDVLVQELSKISEGVREDELSRLKVQFRSGMIMQQESCRSRAGSIASDWDRLGRVRTLKEITDIITGLDVESINEHVASCPPQNFDLVTLGNAPLEMKNGIPTTSA is encoded by the coding sequence ATGCAATCCGAACAAATCCTCAATCATCAATACGACAACGGTCTGACCCTGGTCGCTCAGCCAATGCCTTGGCTGGCCTCGGCTGCCTTCTCGATCCTGTTGCCAGCTGGCGGTCGCTACGACCAGGCCGGAAAACATGGCCTTGCGAACTTCACCTGTGAGATGGTGCAACGCGGCTGCGGAGAGCTTGACTCGCGGCAGTTCATCGAACAGCTACAGTTGCTGGGCGTGGACTACACTTCGTCGGCTTCGAACTATCACACTCGCTTCGGCGGTGCGATGAAAGCCACCGAACTGCACGACACGCTTTCGGTCTATCGCGACGTGCTGCGGAAGCCTCATTTGCCTGAATCACAACTCGAAGACGGCCGCCAGGTTTGCTTTCAGGAGATCTGGGCCACCGAAGATGATCTTTCACGCCGCGCGATTCGCAAACTGCGCGAGCGGTTCTTTGGCGATCCCGACGGGCGGCACGCGGACGGCACGATCGAGTCCATCACTGGCATTGGCCAGCAAGATATTGAGGATTTTTGGAAGCGATACTACCAGCCTGCGGGCACGATCATCGCGGTCGCCGGAGGAATCGATTTTGAAGCTCTCAAGGCACACGTCGGCCAACTGTTTGACGATTGGCAGCCGAATCCGGTTGAGCCCATCGAATCGAGCGGCGAAGTTCATGGCCCGTTCCATATTCCATTCGAAAGCGAACAGACGCAGATCGCGTTGGCCTGGCCGGGCGTGGCTTACAGCCATCCTGATTTCTACAAGCATCGCGCGGCGATCGGCGTGCTATCCGACGGCATGAGTTCACGGCTGTTCCATGAAGTCCGTGAAAAACGTGGGCTGTGCTACAGCGTATTCGCCTCGGCGGTTTCGGTCGGAGATCGCGGCGCTGTGATTGCTCATAGCGGAACTTCGGCGGCCCGAGCCCAGGAAACGCTCGACGTGCTGGTGCAGGAGCTTTCGAAGATCAGCGAAGGCGTTCGGGAAGATGAACTTTCGCGATTGAAAGTCCAGTTCCGCAGCGGCATGATCATGCAACAGGAATCGTGTCGATCGCGAGCCGGCTCAATCGCTTCGGACTGGGATCGGCTCGGTCGCGTGCGAACGCTCAAGGAAATCACGGACATCATCACCGGCCTGGATGTCGAATCGATCAACGAACATGTTGCTTCCTGCCCACCGCAGAATTTCGATTTGGTAACGCTTGGCAACGCTCCTCTGGAAATGAAAAATGGAATACCGACAACATCAGCTTGA